The Deltaproteobacteria bacterium DNA window CAGCTACCCGACGCGGCGCGCAGAACCGTTGCGTTATTCGTCGCGCGGATTCAGGACGATCGGTATTTGCAGACAGAGTCGGCCCAGTATATCAAAGCACTCTGGAGTCAGGGTAATCCGTCCGAGGACGATCTCGCGCGCTATCTTGTGCAAGAGTTCGCCGTCAGCACCAATATTCTTGAGTACCACGACGGCAGTGCCACGGAGCTCGTGTGGACCGGTTATCCAACCGAGGGCGACCTTCCCGACGTGACTGAGGCGGAATCACTGCTCGGGTAAACGACTAAATGTTGGTGCTCTGCGGCACCTGCGACGGCAAGAGGTGGATATATGGTAGAGCCATCTGCGCATTTCTAGCTGAGATAGACGATTCGATTTCGCCTAGTTTCGCCTGAAACTTGAGCATAAGACCCTTGAGCGCCGGATCGGCAAAGTATTTTTTGCCGTAGTGACCGAGGCGTCCGTATCTAAGGCTGCCGAGAAAGATCAGCGACTGCTGTGATCTAAACGCCACATCGATTGGTGCCAGGATATCTAAGTAGTCTTGCTCAGATGCCTCCTTGCTGTCTGGTATGAGTTTGTAACTCGCTAGCGGATATCCGGGATGAAAGGCCATATCGGTCTTCTGCGCAAAGTTGACCGCAGCATGCTGAGCCGAAGCCGTGAAGATCACCATGGTGACGACGTCTTTGAGCGTCTCACGCGTCCTGATCCTGCCACCTTGGCCCAGATTCTTAATGGCACCGCTCGCGGGATCGGCGAGTTCGGCGGTCCAGTTGCCAAGCTCATGATCACGTACGATGTCGTCGTCGGTTTTGTAGAAGTGCTCGATGTAGTCATTGACCCATCCCCTGATGGCCTGCCAAACAAGAAGAGCATCGTCGCGGTAGGGGTGATCCGGCAGACGTGACACATCATCGAGGCCACGGCTGGCGATGTCGAGTGGAGCGTAGCCGTCACTAAAGCTGAAATTAAGTCGTGATTCGCCCAGTAACTTATAGGCACTAGGCATCGTGCAACCGACCAACGTATCGACGTCCTGGCCCTCGTTGATGAGACGGCCAAACGCCAGAGCATTGATGGGCATCGTCCCTTCAAAATGAGGCGAGAGTAATGCGTAAAGCGGATGCTGCTCCGCCAGATGACGTCGCGTCGCGACCACAAAAGGTTCAAGGATCAAATGCGTGAGGCCGAGATGGCTGACCACTTCTTGATAGGTGCCGTCCACGGCATGCACGGCGTGTTTAGCCATCTGCCAGGTCCATCCATCAAAGGGGGTGACGATAGGCGCCTCGGCCGCTTGTCCGGTTTGAATGGCAATGGGTACTAAGGAGCGGCCGCCGCGCGGCACTGCTAGCATGACGATCGGGGCGGTCAGAAATTTAGGTTGTTGGGGATGCACGCCGTTCTGTAAGCCGGCGGCGATAGCGTAGTCGGCAATGTAAACTCTGCCGTCGCTGATGGCGGTAGTAAGTGAGTCGTTACTGAAATCTGGTCCCCTTGCGAAGACTTCATTGGTGATCCGTAGTTTAGCCATTGGAGCATCTAAGCGGCGTAGCACCATGGGGTTGGGCCCAGCGACAAAGCCACGGGCGAATACCCAGTCTTCGAGAAAGTGTTCGGCGATCTTCGGGAGTGGTTCTTTTTGAAAGACTTTACGATAATCGTCGAGTCCGTTTGGCCGCGGGCTTCCCGATGTGACAAGACCCATGCGGGGGATATAGTACCCAAGAATTTCCGAGAAATCTTTGCTGAGGAGCATCTTGGCGAGCTCTTTGGGGGCTTTGTTAGGTATGTCGTTAGTAAACTTGCGTCCGCAGATCTTCAAATACTCTTCGGTATTGGCGCGGTTTTTGTAACAAGCAACCAGT harbors:
- a CDS encoding lipoxygenase, whose protein sequence is MAQTLSLPQKDAHLSHRTEQLLARQAEYRLVVRRGLPVGEAFHPRDKPGPSWALKLLVACYKNRANTEEYLKICGRKFTNDIPNKAPKELAKMLLSKDFSEILGYYIPRMGLVTSGSPRPNGLDDYRKVFQKEPLPKIAEHFLEDWVFARGFVAGPNPMVLRRLDAPMAKLRITNEVFARGPDFSNDSLTTAISDGRVYIADYAIAAGLQNGVHPQQPKFLTAPIVMLAVPRGGRSLVPIAIQTGQAAEAPIVTPFDGWTWQMAKHAVHAVDGTYQEVVSHLGLTHLILEPFVVATRRHLAEQHPLYALLSPHFEGTMPINALAFGRLINEGQDVDTLVGCTMPSAYKLLGESRLNFSFSDGYAPLDIASRGLDDVSRLPDHPYRDDALLVWQAIRGWVNDYIEHFYKTDDDIVRDHELGNWTAELADPASGAIKNLGQGGRIRTRETLKDVVTMVIFTASAQHAAVNFAQKTDMAFHPGYPLASYKLIPDSKEASEQDYLDILAPIDVAFRSQQSLIFLGSLRYGRLGHYGKKYFADPALKGLMLKFQAKLGEIESSISARNAQMALPYIHLLPSQVPQSTNI